A window from Sceloporus undulatus isolate JIND9_A2432 ecotype Alabama chromosome 8, SceUnd_v1.1, whole genome shotgun sequence encodes these proteins:
- the PPL gene encoding periplakin, translating into MHSLFKKRNKGKYSPTVQKKSISSKELSELIEKLQKNADQVERNIVEADTKMQNDLHKLKAGQPPEFRDHTADKLIESDKLLYVLDGDAAVARHMKHPQGDMITEDIRQLKERVGNLRVKHDQIYNFTPQEIEPQVNWSTVIDEKQELLNSKGFGTDLPSVNSQVEEHNIFHNEVMAIGPHISKEDKSTPVSDEYTSGLQVKYQKLLSGSQQRQQDLNSLQDYMQRCTNKLYWLDQQAKDRMQYDWSDRNLDHPSRRRQYENFINRKLEEKEAAINKLHEDGNQLLSDNHPGKIPIEAHIEAVHADWKEYLNLLICEESHLKFMEDYHQFQKDAKDAQDLLRKVDTDLDQKYSPDFKDRYQIESLLQELEDQEKALDKYDDVVTSLQKRSQQVLPLRYRRETPLKPIPVEALCDYESDQCHLSRGATYTLHKNNGDKWEVTDSAGNVINAPGVCFMIPPTDPESLTLSDNITGQHQSVKQKIGGTKKLLQQRYETLKADGIGDASSVQGRQLLAGLEKVNTELDKQERAITANLRPPLEQSRAVQDSAERSKDLKNITNEIRCIEPEKAHKIQECEAFIESAPDKGSVTLMKSKVEETNNKYNHVVQLLSAAQEKVDVANRLEKSLQQGRDLLSGYENKLAIEDTIPEDIRALERKREELQALGSELQANRSLLNETEQDLQKAKRCSSTLASQFQEHCPDIERQETELHKLNQRLGNLSKQIDHRSQMLQKAKSAYSNYRSGYDNLSHFLYNVPNYEPQETDSISQVETKLKNQRSLLGEIASKEKEVQKVSAEAQQYQQAVKDYELEAEKLRSILDLENGRNGFMSKRPRLQSPAAKVKEEEAILAAKFTEVNAVNRQRLQNLEFAQNLLKQQPEVQVIQESVQTSKSERPLEEIWKLRKELEDECQRRLQLEEEIKVIQDNIFVLQNQRPQEVLVTNELVKKVPDPQLDESFHKMQQNLAEEQRKNQGLQSELEALKLKLRTLEHERREGAQEYVVKEVLRIEPDKAQAEEILKLKENLEDLKRQEGARQNEMVLLRRQVAALSDEKNKEQEKVTEKEVVKLQNDPQLESEFRRLQDSKQRESALRQQQEEELRFLQAKLKRLEKERAMAEGKITVKEVLKVEKDLATEREVSELRRLYEEEKAKGRSNEREKAELLRKIQALEEENAKVIVQEKVREIVRPDPQAENEVANLRLELVEQERRYRDGEEQLKSCQNELAALRNRGPQVEVQEVIKEVIKYKTDPETELELQSLRDEIVDRTRAIERADLEIYQLKQDIQMLKEAKPQVQMKEVVQEVLQYREDPHTREEVESLRAQLAEEHKKHMDLEREKKVQEEKIREKEEELLQVREKVVQQEVVKLEQDPALKAEISSFSQSIENELQQIDSLRNEMRKLQRRRSELERQLDELEKERQARREAELEVQRLKIRLSELEQQEKETTERVTVKQKVILQQDPQQEKEHALLKLELEEEKHRRQVLQTELEALRKKLQALEKMEVKEKVVFSESIQVDKGDSEYEIQKLKNNLEEESRRKMEMDADINRLEAKLSEVEFNNSKSSKELDFLREENHKLHLEKQNLLLEMRRLHSEIELTMAEARDLKNMSQVESGVSLDSRFQALEKELEELKRLSREKDSEIEQLQNRLQTVAIKREQRENHLRRSIVVIDPDTGKEMSPEEAHRFGLIEWSLYVKLKNQECDWEETTVKGPSGESSVIHDRKSGKKFSIEDALKSGRLTAAQHESYLNKEMSIQELAVLVSGQK; encoded by the exons CATTTCCAGCAAAGAACTATCAGAACTGATTGAGAAGTTGCAGAAAAATGCTGACCAGGTGGAAAGAAACATTGTGGAGGCCGACACAAAGATGCAGAAT GACCTACACAAGCTCAAGGCTGGTCAACCTCCTGAGTTCAGAGACCACACTGCAGACAAGCTGATAGAATCAGATAAGCTCCTCTATGTCCTGGATGGAGATGCGGCTGTCGCTCGCCACATGAAACACCCCCAGGGGGACATGATCACAGAAGA CATCCGGCAGCTAAAGGAGAGAGTAGGCAACCTGCGTGTGAAGCATGACCAGATCTACAATTTCACCCCCCAAGAAATTGAACCTCAAGTCAACTGGTCCACAGTCATTGATGAGAAGCAG GAACTCTTGAACAGCAAAGGCTTTGGAACTGACTTGCCATCGGTCAACAGTCAGGTGGAGGAACACAACATCTTTCACAATGAGGTGATGGCTATTGGACCACACATCAGTAAGGAAGACAAATCAACACCAGTCTCTGAT GAATATACGAGTGGACTCCAGGTGAAATACCAGAAATTGCTG TCAGGATCCCAACAGAGGCAGCAGGACCTGAACTCGCTGCAAGATTACATGCAGCGCTGCACCAACAAGCTCTACTGGCTCGATCAGCAAGCGAAGGACAGGATGCAGTACGACTGGAGCGATCGCAACCTTGACCACCCCAGCAGACGGCGCCAATACGAG AATTTCATAAACCGGAAGCTAGAAGAGAAGGAGGCAGCCATCAACAAACTTCATGAAGATGGCAACCAACTCTTGTCTGATAATCATCCGGGGAAGATCCCCATTGAG GCTCACATTGAGGCAGTCCATGCCGACTGGAAAGAATACCTCAACTTGCTCATCTGTGAGGAAAGCCATCTCAAGTTCATGGAGGACTACCACCAG TTCCAAAAGGATGCTAAAGATGCTCAAGACCTCCTCAGGAAAGTAGACACAGACTTGGACCAGAAGTATAGCCCAGATTTCAAGGACCGGTACCAAATTGAATCCTTGTTGCAGGAGCTCGAG GACCAGGAGAAGGCCTTGGACAAGTATGACGATGTGGTGACCTCCCTGCAAAAGCGCAGCCAGCAAGTCCTCCCTCTCAGGTACCGCCGGGAGACCCCCCTCAAACCCATCCCAGTGGAAGCTCTCTGTGACTATGAAAGTGATCAG TGCCATCTCTCTCGCGGAGCAACATACACATTGCACAAGAATAATGGCGACAAGTGGGAGGTAACAGACAGTGCTGGAAATGTGATCAATGCGCCAGGCGTCTGCTTCATGATTCCCCCTACGGATCCTGAATCGCTGACCCTTTCTGATAA CATTACTGGCCAGCACCAGAGCGTAAAACAGAAGATAGGTGGCACGAAGAAGCTTCTGCAGCAGAGATACGAAACGCTGAAGGCTGACGGCATTGGAG ATGCATCCTCCGTACAAGGGCGACAACTGCTGGCAGGATTGGAAAAAGTGAACACTGAGTTAGACAAGCAAGAAAGGGCCATCACAGCCAACCTGCGTCCTCCGCTAGAGCAAAGCCGGGCAGTGCAAGACAGTGCGGAGCGGTCAAAGGACCTTAAG AACATCACCAATGAGATCCGTTGCATCGAACCTGAGAAAGCACACAAGATCCAGGAGTGCGAAGCCTTCATTGAGTCGGCACCCGACAAGGGCAGCGTCACGTTGATGAAAAGCAAAGtggaagaaacaaacaacaaatacaacCATGTTGTCCAGCTGCTCAGTGCTGCTCAGGAAAA AGTTGATGTTGCCAATCGCCTTGAAAAGAGCCTGCAGCAAGGCAGAGACCTGCTTTCTGGCTATGAGAACAAACTGGCCATTGAAGACACCATTCCAGAGGACATCAGAGCCCTGGAGCGCAAGAGAGAAGAGTTACAG GCTTTGGGTTCTGAGCTGCAGGCCAACCGATCCTTGCTGAATGAAACAGAACAGGATCTCCAGAAGGCCAAGAGGTGTTCTAGTACCCTGGCCAGCCAGTTCCAGGAACATTGTCCAGACATCGAGCGCCAAGAAACCGAACTCCACAAGCTCAACCAACGGCTGGGCAACCTCAGCAAGCAAATTGACCACAG ATCTCAAATGCTCCAGAAAGCAAAATCAGCCTATTCCAACTATCGCAGCGGCTATGACAACCTGAGCCATTTCCTTTATAACGTGCCCAACTATGAGCCTCAAGAAACTGACAGCATCAGTCAAGTGGAAACCAAGTTGAAGAATCAAAGG tcccttctgggagaaattGCCAGCAAGGAAAAAGAGGTCCAGAAAGTCTCTGCTGAGGCACAACAGTATCAGCAGGCAGTAAAG GACTATGAGCTAGAGGCTGAAAAACTGAGGTCCATCCTTGACCTGGAAAATGGCCGCAATGGCTTCATGAGCAAGAGACCCAGACTCCAGTCTCCAGCCGCTAAAGTGAAAGAAGAG GAAGCCATCCTGGCTGCAAAATTCACAGAAGTGAATGCTGTCAATAGGCAGAGGCTGCAGAACTTGGAGTTTGCCCAGAATCTCCTGAAACAA CAGCCCGAGGTTCAGGTGATTCAGGAGTCTGTTCAGACCAGCAAGTCTGAAAGGCCACTAGAAGAAATCTGGAAgctgaggaaggagctggaggatgAGTGTCAGCGCCGACTGCAGCTGGAGGAGGAGATCAAAGTCATTCAGGACAATATCTTCGTCCTTCAAAACCAGAGGCCACAGGAGGTGTTGGTCACAAATGAGCTTGTAAAGAAAGTGCCCGACCCACAGCTGGACGAAAGCTTCCACAAGATGCAGCAGAACTTGGCAGAGGAGCAGCGCAAGAATCAGGGGCTGCAGAGTGAACTCGAGGCCCTGAAGCTCAAGCTGCGCACTCTGGAGCATGAAAGGAGAGAAGGTGCGCAGGAATATGTAGTCAAGGAGGTCCTTCGAATTGAACCGGATAAAGCccaggcagaggaaatcctgaaGCTGAAAGAAAACCTTGAGGACCTCAAGAGGCAGGAAGGAGCCCGCCAGAACGAGATGGTTCTCTTGCGCCGCCAAGTTGCTGCGCTTTCCGATGAGAAGAATAAGGAACAAGAGAAGGTGACTGAAAAGGAAGTAGTGAAACTGCAGAATGACCCTCAGCTGGAGAGTGAATTTCGGCGTCTGCAGGACAGCAAGCAGAGGGAGAGTGCCTTGAGACAACAGCAAGAGGAAGAGCTTCGCTTCTTGCAAGCCAAACTGAAGCGTCTGGAGAAAGAGCGGGCGATGGCAGAGGGCAAGATCACCGTGAAGGAAGTGCTGAAAGTGGAGAAGGACCTTGCAACGGAAAGAGAGGTGAGTGAATTGCGGCGTCTGTATGAAGAAGAGAAAGCCAAAGGCCGCtctaatgagagagagaaagctgagcTACTCAGGAAGATCCAGGCCCTGGAAGAAGAGAATGCCAAAGTGATTGTCCAGGAGAAAGTCCGGGAGATTGTTCGTCCTGATCCCCAGGCTGAAAATGAAGTGGCCAACCTTCGCCTAGAGCTGGTGGAACAGGAGAGAAGATACCGGGATGGAGAGGAGCAGCTGAAGAGTTGCCAGAATGAGTTGGCAGCTCTGAGGAATAGAGGACCACAGGTGGAAGTGCAAGAGGTTATCAAAGAAGTTATTAAGTACAAAACTGACCCAGAGACAGAGTTGGAGCTGCAGAGCCTCAGGGATGAGATTGTGGATAGAACCAGGGCCATTGAAAGAGCAGATCTGGAGATCTATCAGCTAAAGCAAGACATCCAAATGCTGAAGGAAGCCAAACCTCAGGTCCAGATGAAGGAAGTGGTTCAGGAGGTGCTGCAGTACCGGGAGGACCCCCACACAAGAGAAGAGGTGGAATCCCTGAGGGCTCAACTGGCTGAAGAACACAAGAAGCACATGGACCTGGAGCGGGAGAAGAAGGTCCAGGAGGAGAAGAtcagggagaaagaagaagaactcTTGCAGGTGAGGGAGAAGGTGGTACAGCAGGAAGTGGTGAAATTAGAACAAGACCCTGCCTTAAAAGCTGAGATCAGCTCCTTCTCACAGAGCATTGAGAACGAGCTGCAGCAGATAGACTCACTTCGGAATGAGATGCGCAAGCTGCAGCGGAGGAGGTCAGAGCTGGAGCGTCAGCTAGATGAGTtggagaaagagaggcaggctCGCCGGGAGGCAGAGCTGGAGGTACAGAGGCTGAAGATCAGGCTGAGTGAGCTGGAACAGCAGGAGAAGGAGACGACGGAAAGAGTAACTGTGAAGCAGAAGGTAATCCTCCAGCAAGACCCACAGCAGGAAAAGGAGCATGCTCTCCTTAAgctggagctggaggaggaaaaacatCGGAGGCAAGTCCTGCAGACTGAGTTAGAAGCCCTGAGAAAGAAACTTCAAGCACTAGAGAAGATGGAAGTCAAGGAGAAAGTGGTCTTTTCAGAAAGCATCCAAGTGGATAAAGGAGACAGTGAGTACGAGATTCAGAAACTGAAGAACAATCTGGAGGAGGAAAGTCGGCGGAAGATGGAAATGGACGCAGATATCAATAGACTGGAGGCCAAGTTATCTGAAGTTGAGTTCAACAACTCCAAGTCTTCCAAGGAGCTGGACTTTTTGAGGGAGGAAAACCACAAGCTTCATCTAGAGAAACAGAACCTGCTGCTGGAGATGAGGCGGCTGCATTCAGAGATTGAGCTCACCATGGCAGAAGCCCGAGATTTAAAGAACATGTCGCAGGTGGAAAGTGGTGTGAGTCTAGACTCCCGTTTCCAAGCTTTGGAGAAAGAGCTGGAAGAATTGAAAAGATTATCTCGAGAAAAAGATAGTGAGATTGAACAGCTTCAAAACCGTCTCCAGACAGTGGCCATcaagagagagcagagagagaatcACTTGAGGCGTTCCATCGTGGTCATTGATCCAGACACAGGGAAAGAGATGTCTCCCGAAGAAGCCCACAGGTTTGGCCTTATTGAATGGAGCTTGTATGTCAAGTTGAAGAACCAAGAATGTGACTGGGAAGAGACCACAGTCAAAGGGCCCAGCGGTGAATCTTCCGTCATCCATGACAGAAAGTCAGGGAAGAAGTTCTCTATTGAAGACGCCTTGAAGAGCGGAAGACTAACTGCAGCTCAGCACGAGAGTTACCTCAACAAGGAAATGTCTATCCAGGAGCTGGCAGTCTTGGTGTCTGGACAAAAATAA